TGCAGAATTCAGAACTTAGAATATGTCCTGCGGACACGCTGCGCGAACAGAATGTAATTAGTGGGAGATTTAAACCACAGACACAATTGTAGACCACTAAATTTAGAGCCTCCCCCACGCTTCGTGTTCACGCTACTTGTTCGTGTGGTGTTTCCCCGCAGCTTGGAACCAGAACTTTACAATTCATGACTTTCCTAAGCTGCTTCAACATTTCTGATTACTGAGTTCTGAATTCTGAGTACTTTTTATTTAACAGTTACTAGTGAACAGTTAACGCTGTTAAGTGTTCACTGTTTACTAATAACTGTTCACTTAATAAAAGACTACCCTGAATCATGAAAGAATTCGGTATATTTCTGTCTAAGTCTTTACTGGGCTGGTTGGCTATTCAGGTGTGTTTAACGGTTGTTTTTTTGTTGTCCCTGCGCTTATCCCAGAAAAACTTATTACCAGACGACCAGTTGCCCAAAACGGCGGTTATTCTCTGTTTACGCGGAGCTGATCCGTTTCTGACTCATTGCTTGCGATCGCTGTTGAACCAGAACTACCCACAGTATAATTTAAAGCTGATCGTTGATAGTCAGGAAGATCCGGCTTGGAAAATTGCCACTGATACGATCCGGGAGCAAGGAGCAAGCAACGTCCAAATCAGCCCTTTAAGAATGCCGCGCTACAATTGCAGTCTCAAATGCAGCTCCCTAGTGCAAGCTGTCTCGGAATTGGACGATTCCTACAAGGTCGTTGCTCTAGTAGATGCCGATACGGTTGTTCATCCTAATTGGCTGCGTGAATTAGTCAGCCCTCTAGCCCATCCCAAAGTCGGGGCGACAACTGGTAATCGTTGGTACGTACCGACAGGGAGATATTGGGGGTCTATGGTGCGGTATGTAGGCAACATATCTACAGTGGTGCAGATGTACCTGTTCCGGATTCCTTGGGGTGGGACTTTGGCTGTGAAAACAGAACTACTTCGGCAAACAGAACTGCTAGATAAGTGGGGGCAAGCCTTCAACGAAGATACCTTGATCCGTAAGGTTTTGGAAAAATATGGAATGCAGGTCAAGTTTGTGCCTTCTCTCATGATGCTCAATCGAGAAGAGTGCGAATTACCTAGCTTAAGATATTCGTTGATGCGCCAACTACTTAGTAGTCGACTTTATCACCCTTTGTGGTTGGCTGTAGTGAGTGATGCTATTTCAAGCATACTGATGCCTACTCTGGTCATAGTGTTGTTTCTGGCGGCGTTGTTGACCGGAGAATGGAATGTTGTGGCTTTGTCGTTTAGCTGCTATAGCAGTTATACGTTGGGATTACTCTTGATGATGCTGGCATTGGAGCAAGGGGTTCAGCAAGTGATTCGCAAACATGGTGAACCAGTGACAAAATTGTCAGCTGTAACAGTCATGAAAATGCTCATAGCGATTCCCTTGACACAGTGGGTTTATGGGTTAGCGATGCTATTATCCCTAGGGATGCGAAGAGTCAACTGGCGCGGCGTCAGCTATCAAATCAAAGGTCCTTGGGGCATCCGTCTAGTTGAATACCGCCCTTATCAGTTATTAGATGAACCTGGTGATATAAAGGTTTCTATATAAAACCACAGATAAACACAGATGGACACAGATAAATTATCGGTGTGCATCTGGAGGACACTGCGTTGCGGTGAGTCCAGCGCTGCAGGCGGGTTTCCCGCCGTAGGCGACTGGCGAATCCGGAGGAGGGTTCCCCCCGTTGTTCGCGCAGCGTCTCCGCAGGAGATAGCAAGTGTCCGTTGTCTATCTGTGGTTCCAAATATCTTTTAACCCGAATGAGTGCAAGAAGTGTAATGATTAACCGGATTTCAGATGACATCCTAATCTTTCAAGCAAATGGTCTCCCACGCGCAAAGCATTTGCCATAATTGTTAGTGATGGATTTATAGCAGTACTAGACGGGAAAAAGCTACTATCAACAACATAAAGATTATCAACATCATGCGTGCGGCAATTGAGGTCAAGCACAGAAGTTTTGGGGTCTTCACCAAAACGACAAGTACCACATTGATGTGTCACTTCTTGTAAGGACATTTTGAGGTTAGCATAGAGTGAAAATGCCCCATTTCGCTGACGGTGCTCAATTGATTTCAACACTTGATTCCAGCGCTTAATTAAACGATTCAATGCTTCTTCATTGTTATTTGTATAGTCGAGAAAGATTTTCTCTCCCTCAACACGCACACGATTATTGGGGTCTGGCAAGTCCTCAGTTATGAGCAGCCAAGCAACAGAATGATTCGCCACCGCTTCAGATAAAATGCTAGGCATGAAAGGTGGTCCGTTAGCCGCAATTTTATCTTTGTTAAGATTACCTAACAATTGTATGCTTCCCATCGGGTAGGGAAAATCTTTCTCTCCCCAATAAAAATCATTGATAGCAAGTGTCTTTTGAAAACTTGTAGGATTTTGTTTTGCACTCAAAGCCATGACCACTGCAAATTTATGCGCCATATAATTGCGTCCTACAAGATGAGAACTATTAGCTAATCCATTTGGGTGTTGGTCATTAGCTGATTTGAGTAACAATACAGCCGAGTTGACTGCACCACAAGCGACAACAACAATATCCCCAGAAAATATATGACGCTTACCTGAAATTTCTGCTTCAACTCCAGTCACTTCACGACCAGATGCACTTGTATACAAACGCAGTACTTTTGCATTGGTCATTAAAGTTAAATTAGGATAGACCAGTGCTGGACGTACACCGTTAATGTCAGCGTCAGCTTTGGCATTGAGAAAACACGGGAACCCATCACAAGTATCACAACGAATACAAGTACTTAAAAAACGATTGGCTTCATTGAGCTTGATACCAAGTGGTAAATAAAATGGATGAAAGCTTTTTTCTTTTAAAGCATCATGAATTTGTTCAATAAAGGGTTCGTGACTAACTGGTGGAAAGGGATAGTCTTCACTGCTTGGGGGTTCAGTAGGATCTAAACCACGCTTCCCATGTACTTCGTACAATTTTTCAGCCCTATCGTAGTACGGGGCAAAATCCCGATACTTCAAATGCCATTCGTGAGAGATGCCGTCTTTATGAATGATTTTTTCAAAGTCCTGCTCACGAAATCTGAATAAAGCACCGCCATAAAATTTGGTGTTACCGCCAACATAATAGTATGTTGCGGGACGCAATGGTTTGCCATCTTTTTTGTGCCAAACCTCAGAATTCAGATAGCGTTCTTTTTTATGAACTTGCTCCGAATCCCAATTGGCTTTTTCTTTGGGTAAAAAACTTCCTCGTTCTAGGACTAAAATTTTCTTGCCACTGGCTGCCAATAAATTAGCTAAAGTTCCACCACCGGCACCCGTGCCAATAATGATGGCATCATAATGACTATCAGCCATGTTTGCCTTGTTTTTTAAGTGAGTTATGGATTTGGAGAGATGGGAGGGATCAGGAGGATGTAACTTTCTTATCCCCCCCTTCATCTCCCTTGTCCCTAATTTTGTGCAGAACTTTCATCACGCATTTGATTTTCTGCACAGGTTCGGTTCAGTTTGGTTAAACCAATCCAGCGATAAATTGCATCTCCAAAGTTAGGAAAAAGTTGTATGTTTGAAAACAGAAGCCTTGTTAAAACTCCATCAAGTAAGACTTCTCCTTGGTTTTGCTTGATAGCTTGGATAACAGCGATCGCCACATCAAGTGGTCTGTGAACCCGTGCTAAACTTGGTGCTGGTAAGCCAAAATTGACAAACATTCCTGCTGAAGTATACCCAGGACAGACTACAGAAACCCCTACATTGGTATTAGTTAATTCCTGCCGCATTGAATCTGTCCACATAATCATACCCGCTTTACTAGCTGAGTAAATGCTGTTGTAAGGCGCTCCCTTTTTACCGGAACCAGATGAAATATTGACGATGTGACCGCTATTGCGATCTACCATGCTTGGCAGTATCAAACGGGATAATTCCATCGGTGCAACTAGATTGGTCGTTAATATTGATTGGATATCTTCTAAGGTGTAATTTTGGAAAGGTCGATATTTTTCTATTGCAGCATTGTTAATCAAAATATCAATTGGACCTGCAAGCTCATGAATTTGCTGCACTAGAACTGATAATTCTTCCACTTTGCTGATGTCAAATGGAATACTTATGCCTCTCCCACCTGCAATTTCGACCTCAGCAGATATTTTCTCTAAACTTTCCTTGGAACGAGAAACTCCGACTACAGTTGCCTGTTCTCTTGCCAGAGCACGGGCAATAAATACTCCAATTCCACCAGATGCACCGGTCAAGACCACTGTCTTACCTGCTATGGTTTTCATAATCACCCGCCTGTATTTTAGTGAGTACCTGATAAATAGGTTTAGTTTTAGTTCACTTTTTTTGTCAAAGTAGTGGCTTGTTTACTTGTCTGTTTGTGGCGAACCTTACACAAATAGATGAATACTATCAAATGAGTCCCGTTTGTTCAAGAAATCATTGCTAATTTAACCTAAGTTAGCAATATTTTTGGTACATTTCACACTTTTTTATAGTTTCTAATTTGTCTTAAATAAGATGACTAGATATACCCTTAAGGATACCAAGATCTCCTGGGGGACTACTGAAGTAATATATGTTCTTTAAAACCGCTAAATTTTGCTAATTTGGTTGCAGATGAATCAATTATATATTGCCATAAAATGTAAAATTACAAGGAATCAGTTATGACCATGAGCAAAACCAATCAGTAACGGAAATAGGTAGGGTTAGACAGGGCAGAAAACATATTCTGCTTTTTTAGGATTTTTTAGCAATGCCTAAATCCTAAATTCAACTGTATCAGCGCCAACAGATTTACTTTTGTTTGAAGACATCAGCTTTTAGCTTGGGAAAATAGACAATACTGCACATAAATTATGAACAAGCAACCTCTTCGCATTGCGATTTTTACAAGCTTGTATGCTCCGTTCTTAACGGGGGTCTCCGTAGCAGTACACCAACGGGTTCGTTGGTTGTTACAACAGGGGCATGAAGTCTTTCTCATTCACCCTGAAATCAACGACCAGTACCCCAAATCTGTTAGCAATCGTCCCATGCCAGGGCTGAATGAGTTAAAGCCTTTCCCCAATTTTTCCGACTATGAATTTCCAACACAGCCGCTGATATTTTATAAGTCTCTTCCTCAACCATTGCACTATCGGCATTGGAGCGATACTGAGTTACTTTTGAAGTTTCAGCCCGACATTATAGTGGTTGAAGAAGCGGCGCAAATGAGAGGGTTTTACTCGCTTTATTTGCAAGGTTACGGTCGCCCCATTGGAATTGAATACGCAAAACGAACAGGCACTCCAATAGTATCTCTCTTCCATACTGATATCGTTGCCTATATCCAATATTACTTAGGAAATCAATTTTTTAACCTTTTTCGTCCTATCATTCCCTTTTTGGTGAAGCAGTTCACTGAAGTGTATGATGTCAATTTCTTTTCTTCTCGAGAACAGCTTGCTAAGTACAAACAAATGAAATCTCAACGCAGCGAATATCTCCCTTACCAAGGAGTGGATTGCCAAAAATTTAATCCGGCAAACATCTGTTATAATCCTATTCCTAACGACGGCAGACCGACTCTCCTTTTTGTCGGACGCATTACCGCAGAAAAGAATGTCAACCAACTCCTAGACGCATATCCAATAATTGCCGCCAAAATTCCTGATGTCCACTTGGTCATCATTGGCAGTGGTCCCCAAGATGAGGAAATCCGTGGGCGTGCCGAAGAGTTTAAATCCGGTGTGACTGTGTGGGGTGAGTCCCACGGAACAGAACTTTTAGGATGGTACGCTCGTGCAGATGTCTTTGTGAACGCTTCGGTTACTGAAAACTTTTGCACAGCAAATAACGAAGCACTGGCTTCTGGAACCCCTGTTGTGGCTGCTGTTGCACCCTCAACTGCGGAGCAGGTTATGCCTGGTTTGAATGGCTTCCTCGCTGAACCCAATAACCCAACTGATTTCGCTAACAAGGTGATTGCAATTCTTGAAAATCCTCAGCTTAAAGAAGAAATGTCTCAACAAGCTCGCCTCTCCATACTTGAATTTGATTGGTCGGTATGTATGGAAAAGTTTGAGGATAAACTTTATGAGCTTGTTAAAGCACCCAACAGCAAATTCGTAATTCATAATTCGTAATTTGAATTCCCATCCTAATGAGGAACTACAAATTCTGAAGAAGAACGCAGAATACAGAATATTCCCACGGATAAATGAGTGGGG
The sequence above is a segment of the Mastigocladopsis repens PCC 10914 genome. Coding sequences within it:
- a CDS encoding glycosyltransferase: MKEFGIFLSKSLLGWLAIQVCLTVVFLLSLRLSQKNLLPDDQLPKTAVILCLRGADPFLTHCLRSLLNQNYPQYNLKLIVDSQEDPAWKIATDTIREQGASNVQISPLRMPRYNCSLKCSSLVQAVSELDDSYKVVALVDADTVVHPNWLRELVSPLAHPKVGATTGNRWYVPTGRYWGSMVRYVGNISTVVQMYLFRIPWGGTLAVKTELLRQTELLDKWGQAFNEDTLIRKVLEKYGMQVKFVPSLMMLNREECELPSLRYSLMRQLLSSRLYHPLWLAVVSDAISSILMPTLVIVLFLAALLTGEWNVVALSFSCYSSYTLGLLLMMLALEQGVQQVIRKHGEPVTKLSAVTVMKMLIAIPLTQWVYGLAMLLSLGMRRVNWRGVSYQIKGPWGIRLVEYRPYQLLDEPGDIKVSI
- a CDS encoding GMC oxidoreductase, whose translation is MADSHYDAIIIGTGAGGGTLANLLAASGKKILVLERGSFLPKEKANWDSEQVHKKERYLNSEVWHKKDGKPLRPATYYYVGGNTKFYGGALFRFREQDFEKIIHKDGISHEWHLKYRDFAPYYDRAEKLYEVHGKRGLDPTEPPSSEDYPFPPVSHEPFIEQIHDALKEKSFHPFYLPLGIKLNEANRFLSTCIRCDTCDGFPCFLNAKADADINGVRPALVYPNLTLMTNAKVLRLYTSASGREVTGVEAEISGKRHIFSGDIVVVACGAVNSAVLLLKSANDQHPNGLANSSHLVGRNYMAHKFAVVMALSAKQNPTSFQKTLAINDFYWGEKDFPYPMGSIQLLGNLNKDKIAANGPPFMPSILSEAVANHSVAWLLITEDLPDPNNRVRVEGEKIFLDYTNNNEEALNRLIKRWNQVLKSIEHRQRNGAFSLYANLKMSLQEVTHQCGTCRFGEDPKTSVLDLNCRTHDVDNLYVVDSSFFPSSTAINPSLTIMANALRVGDHLLERLGCHLKSG
- a CDS encoding SDR family NAD(P)-dependent oxidoreductase, whose product is MKTIAGKTVVLTGASGGIGVFIARALAREQATVVGVSRSKESLEKISAEVEIAGGRGISIPFDISKVEELSVLVQQIHELAGPIDILINNAAIEKYRPFQNYTLEDIQSILTTNLVAPMELSRLILPSMVDRNSGHIVNISSGSGKKGAPYNSIYSASKAGMIMWTDSMRQELTNTNVGVSVVCPGYTSAGMFVNFGLPAPSLARVHRPLDVAIAVIQAIKQNQGEVLLDGVLTRLLFSNIQLFPNFGDAIYRWIGLTKLNRTCAENQMRDESSAQN
- a CDS encoding glycosyltransferase; its protein translation is MNKQPLRIAIFTSLYAPFLTGVSVAVHQRVRWLLQQGHEVFLIHPEINDQYPKSVSNRPMPGLNELKPFPNFSDYEFPTQPLIFYKSLPQPLHYRHWSDTELLLKFQPDIIVVEEAAQMRGFYSLYLQGYGRPIGIEYAKRTGTPIVSLFHTDIVAYIQYYLGNQFFNLFRPIIPFLVKQFTEVYDVNFFSSREQLAKYKQMKSQRSEYLPYQGVDCQKFNPANICYNPIPNDGRPTLLFVGRITAEKNVNQLLDAYPIIAAKIPDVHLVIIGSGPQDEEIRGRAEEFKSGVTVWGESHGTELLGWYARADVFVNASVTENFCTANNEALASGTPVVAAVAPSTAEQVMPGLNGFLAEPNNPTDFANKVIAILENPQLKEEMSQQARLSILEFDWSVCMEKFEDKLYELVKAPNSKFVIHNS